A single region of the Sorghum bicolor cultivar BTx623 chromosome 9, Sorghum_bicolor_NCBIv3, whole genome shotgun sequence genome encodes:
- the LOC8079295 gene encoding S-type anion channel SLAH2, translating to MSTSESVQMAGMAHGASRARPLPEPLRLPLPLPPARATFVDGGRASGSPAAAARTAEATETPRYSVAFSVPASPSGLHLGACASVRSVAPPPQPVEHEHQHQNAEAAVLPQLLTQARYHSQPALTIRTEEPPPPLQRVRTVSRSDSTRDRRFDQFKTFSGRLERQLSNLRGVAVEIEPAAADPNSNKMISEEELADTDDDGEVPTADRYFAALEGPELETLRPTEVSALPEDETWPFLLRFPINAFGMCLGVSSQAMLWKTLQSEPSTAFLHVSPAVNHALWWVSVALMFLVSVTYLLKVVFYFEAVRREFHHPIRVNFFFAPWIACLFLVKGLPQPVADVHHVVWYILMAPILFLDLKIYGQWMSGGDRRLSKVANPTNHLAVVGNFVGALLGAKMGLREVPIFFFAVGVVHYLVLFVTLYQRLPTNAQLPKELHPVFFLFIAAPSVASVGWARLCGDFNYAAKILYFTSLFLYMSLVVRINLFRGVRFSLAWWAYTFPMTSVAIATAVYASAVTNVLTRALAVGLSGVATVTVAGVLVTTVYRAFVRKDLFPNDVSIAVTQRPKAKFGKILAHIRASGDGVKDLVLAVSRHGSGSSGSDTNYSASESPTSMARGRRRAEP from the exons ATGTCCACCAGCGAGAGCGTCCAGATGGCGGGGATGGCCCACGGCGCCAGCAGGGCGCGTCCGTTACCGGAGCCGCTccggctgccgctgccgctgccgccggcgCGGGCCACCTTCGTCGACGGAGGTCGCGCTTCCGGTTCCCCCGCTGCTGCTGCCAGGACGGCGGAGGCGACGGAGACCCCGCGGTACTCCGTCGCCTTCAGCGTCCCGGCGTCGCCGTCGGGGCTGCACCTCGGCGCGTGCGCGTCCGTCCGCAGCGTCGCGCCGCCGCCACAGCCGGTCGAGCACGAGCACCAGCATCAGAACGCTGAGGCGGCGGTGCTGCCGCAGCTGCTGACCCAGGCGCGGTACCACTCGCAGCCGGCGCTCACCATCCGGACCGAGGAACCCCCGCCGCCGCTGCAGCGGGTGCGCACCGTGTCGCGCAGCGACAGCACGCGCGACCGCCGCTTCGACCAGTTCAAGACCTTCTCCGGCCGCCTGGAGCGGCAGCTGTCCAACCTCCGCGGGGTAGCCGTGGAAATCGAGCCCGCCGCCGCTGACCCCAACTCCAACAAGATGATTTCCGAGGAGGAGCTGGCGGacaccgacgacgacggcgaggtccccACGGCCGACCGCTACTTCGCCGCCTTGGAAGGGCCCGAGCTCGAGACGCTGAGGCCGACGGAGGTGTCGGCGCTGCCGGAGGACGAGACGTGGCCGTTCCTGCTGCGGTTCCCGATCAACGCGTTCGGTATGTGCCTGGGCGTGAGCAGCCAGGCCATGCTGTGGAAGACGCTGCAGTCGGAGCCGTCGACGGCGTTCCTGCACGTGAGCCCCGCCGTGAACCACGCGCTCTGGTGGGTCTCCGTCGCGCTCATGTTCCTCGTCTCCGTCACCTACCTCCTCAAGGTCGTCTTCTACTTCGAGGCGGTCCGGCGCGAGTTCCACCACCCGATCCgcgtcaacttcttcttcgcgcCCTGGATCGCCTGCCTCTTCCTCGTCAAGGGCCTGCCGCAGCCGGTGGCGGACGTCCACCACGTCGTCTGGTACATCCTCATGGCGCCCATCCTGTTCCTCGACCTCAAGATCTACGGCCAGTGGATGTCCGGCGGCGACCGCCGGCTGTCCAAGGTGGCCAACCCGACAAaccacctcgccgtcgtcggcaACTTCGTCGGCGCGCTGCTGGGCGCCAAGATGGGGCTCCGGGAGGTGCCCATCTTCTTCTTCGCCGTCGGGGTGGTGCACTACCTGGTGCTGTTCGTGACGCTGTACCAGAGGCTACCCACCAACGCGCAGCTCCCCAAGGAGCTCCACCCGGTCTTCTTCCTCTTCATCGCCGCGCCCAGCGTCGCGTCCGTCGGCTGGGCAAGGCTCTGCGGCGACTTCAACTACGCCGCCAAGATCCTCTACTTCACGTCCCTTTTCCTCTACATGTCACTG GTGGTGCGTATCAACCTGTTCAGGGGCGTCCGCTTCTCGCTGGCGTGGTGGGCGTACACGTTCCCGATGACGAGCGTGGCCATCGCGACGGCGGTGTACGCGTCGGCGGTGACCAACGTGCTCACCCGGGCGTTGGCCGTGGGGCTGTCCGGGGTGGCGACCGTCACCGTCGCCGGCGTGCTGGTGACCACCGTGTACCGCGCGTTCGTGCGCAAGGACCTGTTCCCCAACGACGTCTCCATCGCCGTGACGCAGCGGCCCAAGGCCAAGTTCGGCAAGATCCTCGCGCACATCCGCGCCTCCGGCGACGGCGTCAAGGACCTCGTCCTCGCCGTCTCCAGGCACGGCAGCGGCTCCTCCGGATCCGACACCAACTACAGCGCCAGCGAGTCGCCGACGTCCATGGCGCGTG